One window of Channa argus isolate prfri chromosome 4, Channa argus male v1.0, whole genome shotgun sequence genomic DNA carries:
- the gins3 gene encoding DNA replication complex GINS protein PSF3 has translation MDTHSYLPVQPGVGKEENFLSLDDILLSHERLPVRTECTFPRLGFLEKSSDTQDIPEGLKMELPLWLSKGLYERKRRVLSVELPKVYREGWRTVFNADPKVVDLHKMGPYYYGLGSQMLHFDSPENPDIAQTLLQTFIGRFRRTMDSSQNAYNEDTSMLVERLDCLEKVLFRSGQIGLHSFQSWEKGQASQLTASSLVLNYRKRKINEMQP, from the exons ATGGATACACATTCGTATCTTCCTGTGCAGCCCGGAGTGGGGAAGGAGGAGAATTTCCTGTCTCTCGATGATATTTTGCTGTCTCATGAAAGACTTCCCGTCCGGACAGAGTGCACTTTCCCCCGGCTTGGATTCCTGGAGAAGTCGAGTGACACGCAGGACATACCGGAG GGTCTGAAGATGGAGCTGCCTCTATGGCTCTCCAAAGGTCTGtatgagaggaagaggagggtcCTGTCTGTTGAGCTCCCCAAGGTGTATAGAGAGGGCTGGAGGACCGTGTTCAATGCTGACCCTAAGGTGGTGGACCTGCATAAGATGGGGCCCTACTACTATGGCCTGGGATCCCAGATGCTACACTTTGACAGCCCAGAAAACCCAGATATTGCACAGACACTGCTGCAG ACATTTATCGGTCGGTTCAGACGGACCATGGATTCATCCCAAAATGCCTACAACGAGGACACATCCATGCTGGTGGAGCGTCTGGACTGTCTGGAGAAGGTTCTGTTCAGGTCCGGCCAAATTGGACTCCACAGCTTCCAGAGCTGGGAGAAGGGTCAGGCCTCACAACTCACCGCCTCCAGTCTGGTTCTCAACTACCGGAAGAGAAAGATCAATGAAATGCAGCCTTGA